ATCCGGCCGTTTCCGTCGCGCTATCGGGAATGGGCACGCCCCAGATGCTCACGGAAAACGTCGCAACGGCGTCACGCACCGAGCCGCTGAATGCAGAGGAGATCAAGCGAGTGCAGGATATACTCGATGAGAAGAAACGCCTCGCCGAGCTCTACTGCACCGGCTGCAAATATTGCATGCCGTGCCCCAATGATATCGACATCCCTGGAAACTTCCTGTATATGAACTATTACAGGGTCTATAGCCTCAAAGATTACGCCCGGGAGCAGTACGCAAAGCTATCGTTCCCCGGCGACACGCGCCAGCAAGGCGACTCAGAGCCCAGAGGCCTCCGCGCGGAGTGCTGCCTCGAGTGCGGCGAATGCGAGCCTAAGTGCCCTCAGCATATCCCGATCATCCAGCAACTCAAGGAGGTTGCACGAAAGCTTGGGACAGGAGCGGCTCAACAAACATGATCCACCCCTGGCACCAGCACCCCGGGCCCCGGACCTACCTGGACCCATCGTTGGACCTCTCCTGGAGAGACAGGCTTAGAGACTTGTAGAGTCTGGCAAGGGCGACATTGTAATCAAATACCGCCTGCAGCCGCGCGGTATCGGCCTGGTAGAGCGCCCTCTGGGCATCAAACAGGTCTATGCTGGTTATGACACCCGCGTCATAACGCGCCTTGGCTATCTTGAGGCTCTCCTGCGCCTGCGCGAAGGCCTTCTCCTGGAGGGCGATCCGCCTCTCGGCATCCTTCATGGACTCATAATTCTGCTTTATCTCGAGCAACACGTTTACCTTCGTGTCCTCTAGTTCCACTTCAGCCTGGGACAGGCCGATCTTGGACCTGGCGAGGTCCAGGGCAGGAGTGAAGTCGTTGTTGTTGACCTCTACTTCCTTCTTGGCAAGCTCCACCGCATCTTGTGCCTTCAATATCTCGAGCCTGCTCGCAAGGGCACGCTCGGTCTCCTTCTTCATGTCCAGGGTCACGGGTTTATATCCAAAATCGCTCGCGAGTTCCACGGGAACCTCGAGGTCCCGTCCTATAATCTGATTGAACCTCATATTTGCAAGCGCCAGATTGGCCTCGGCCTTGCTGAGATCCACCTGGGCTCCCGCGACTTCCGATTCAGCAGTTATTACATCCAGCCTGGCTACCATGCCAAGTTTGAACTTGCTACGGATGATCTCGAGCTGCTTATTCGCCCTCTCAACATTCTCTTGAGATATCACGAGGCCCCGCTTCGCCTTCTGGACATCATAATATGCCTGTTCCACCTGGAGCGCCAGATCGGATTTGGCGATCTCATAATTCTTCTGCGCGGCCTGCCAGGTAGCCTCAGCCTGCAGGTCAGCGAGGATGGAAGCCCTGATAAGCTGGTCGGCTTTGGCCTGCTGATAAGCGAGTCTTGCAGTGTCAAGGGCGAGAGATGCCAGCTTCATGGCATTGCTATGTTGAAGCGCGAAATCCACCGCCTCTTTGAGTGTGAGCTTGCCGCTGCTACCCTTGGCCTCTGGCGCCCCCGACGCGGCATCCGGCTTCGTCGTGGCCGCGAGAGTAGATCCTGCGAGGACAGTGGCGGCCAGGGTAGATATCAAAAGCACAGCACCTATAAACATTACCATCATTCTACGTGACACTGTACAGAGTCTCACCTTAGCGTCCCCCCGTTCGTTTAATCGTTGGATTCCCTGGATGCCCCTTCTCTTTAATAGAAAACAGGATAGAAAACAGGGAATGAAATTGGCGAACCATAGATGCCCCATAAATATAGCCAGGTCAGCGGGGCATCAATTATATGCGTTTCACTCGTATCTCAGGGCTTCAATAGGATTCAAGCGGCCGGCCCGTTGAGCTGGATATATCCCAAAGAAGAGGCCGACTCCAACGGAAACCGCGAGGGCGATGGCCACCGAACGAATGGACACCACCGTGGACCAGCCACCGAGATGCGAGATGCCCCGCGAACCGGCAATACCGAGGATAATCCCGACAATCCCTCCCAGAGAGCTAAGCATAGATGCCTCTATGACAAACTGGCCTAGGATATCCAGGGGCTTTGCCCCTATTGCCTTACGTATGCCTATCTCCCGCGTGCGTTCAGCCACAGACACCAGCATGATGTTCATCACGCCAATCCCGCCAACCAAGAGGGAAATGCCTGTGATGCCTGCGAGAAGTAGGGTCAGGGTATTCGTCGCGTTCTCAACCGTCTGCAACACATCCTGTTGATTCGTTATGCTAAACTTCTCCGGGTCCCCCAGCCTGCGCATGAAGAACCTCTCAAGCCCGGCCGCCACAAGACCGGTATCCTGAGGTGTCAATGCCTGGACCCCAATGCTTTGAATATATCTACTCCCACTCAAGCGCTTTTGGGCCGTCGTCAACGGCACAAAGACCTGATCACCGAGATCCCTCCATCCCTGCCGCTTTTCCTCCATAAGGCCCACAATCGTGAAATTTACATCCCCTAACCGGATGGTTGCACCAAGTGAGACATTCTCTGCGCTCCCGAAGAGGTCTGCGGCGACCGTCCGGCCGAGGACCACGACCCTCGTCATATTATTGAGGTCATAATCGCTTATAAATCGCCCACGTTCTACCTTGAAATTATTTATCTCGCAGTATTCTGGGGTTGTGCCCACC
This sequence is a window from Bacillota bacterium. Protein-coding genes within it:
- a CDS encoding FtsX-like permease family protein, with product MSFLESLRTAVSCLAANKLRSFLTMLGIIIGVGSVVAMVSIGEGARHRVTSSIGSLGSNLVTVMPGRVRALPGMAFGARGSPDILTYSHYLELKEERLPGVASITAQSSVRKVARHGKNNATTTVVGTTPEYCEINNFKVERGRFISDYDLNNMTRVVVLGRTVAADLFGSAENVSLGATIRLGDVNFTIVGLMEEKRQGWRDLGDQVFVPLTTAQKRLSGSRYIQSIGVQALTPQDTGLVAAGLERFFMRRLGDPEKFSITNQQDVLQTVENATNTLTLLLAGITGISLLVGGIGVMNIMLVSVAERTREIGIRKAIGAKPLDILGQFVIEASMLSSLGGIVGIILGIAGSRGISHLGGWSTVVSIRSVAIALAVSVGVGLFFGIYPAQRAGRLNPIEALRYE
- a CDS encoding TolC family protein; translation: MRLCTVSRRMMVMFIGAVLLISTLAATVLAGSTLAATTKPDAASGAPEAKGSSGKLTLKEAVDFALQHSNAMKLASLALDTARLAYQQAKADQLIRASILADLQAEATWQAAQKNYEIAKSDLALQVEQAYYDVQKAKRGLVISQENVERANKQLEIIRSKFKLGMVARLDVITAESEVAGAQVDLSKAEANLALANMRFNQIIGRDLEVPVELASDFGYKPVTLDMKKETERALASRLEILKAQDAVELAKKEVEVNNNDFTPALDLARSKIGLSQAEVELEDTKVNVLLEIKQNYESMKDAERRIALQEKAFAQAQESLKIAKARYDAGVITSIDLFDAQRALYQADTARLQAVFDYNVALARLYKSLSLSLQERSNDGSR